One window of the Chitinophaga niabensis genome contains the following:
- a CDS encoding MaoC family dehydratase, which produces MVIVNSFAEYQAFEGKEIGSSEWHTIDQAQINKFADATLDHQWIHTDEERAKNEGPFGSTIAHGYLTLALIPYLWKQIADIRNVKMEINYGIEQFKFGQPVLVNDEVQLKAKLNSIVDLRGVTKVIIGATLSIKGKAKPAYTGDVVFLYHF; this is translated from the coding sequence ATGGTAATTGTCAATAGTTTCGCAGAATATCAGGCATTCGAGGGTAAAGAAATAGGTAGTTCTGAATGGCATACAATAGATCAGGCGCAGATCAATAAGTTTGCGGATGCAACGCTTGATCATCAATGGATCCATACCGATGAGGAAAGAGCCAAAAATGAAGGGCCTTTCGGATCTACCATTGCCCACGGTTACCTGACGTTAGCGTTAATTCCTTATTTATGGAAGCAGATTGCAGACATCCGTAATGTTAAAATGGAAATCAACTACGGTATAGAGCAATTTAAATTTGGCCAGCCGGTGCTTGTGAACGATGAAGTTCAATTGAAAGCGAAACTCAATTCTATTGTTGATCTGAGAGGTGTTACGAAAGTGATCATCGGCGCCACGCTCAGTATTAAAGGCAAAGCGAAACCGGCTTACACGGGTGATGTGGTATTCCTGTATCATTTTTAA
- a CDS encoding CPBP family intramembrane glutamic endopeptidase, producing MKGLPGKKLYCEKKKPPKINFPIYHFHQADYRMTSLRPSNENKRFIRKYPIGTFIVLTFFITHVLNPIIVEGLHILFPGFSFSFPIAQLNHASLIAQYGPTLAAIFLVVKLYGFKGLRSTLRFSRLNGDQMVWLMVSVLLPLAMIVLSYSFAGVSLGVLYNTLSDNWQLYLLTIGGFIISAGLAEEYGWRGFLLPQLLRTLSPLKATILLFLILSLWHFPALLSGWKNEPLWPWLILSFSLAIIHAWLFFRSAGNLLVVILFHACFDAQYAFFSRFISGETLQNKPFHQGWSYVLSYAFLALLLIVITKGNLGYNRTKFDIDDYFGSRLEI from the coding sequence ATGAAAGGCTTGCCAGGCAAAAAGCTGTATTGTGAAAAAAAGAAACCGCCAAAAATCAATTTTCCCATATACCACTTTCATCAAGCTGATTATCGTATGACATCATTAAGGCCTTCTAATGAAAATAAGCGTTTTATCAGGAAATATCCGATTGGAACTTTTATTGTACTGACCTTTTTTATTACGCATGTTTTAAATCCCATAATAGTAGAAGGGTTACACATTCTGTTTCCCGGTTTTTCCTTCTCTTTCCCAATAGCGCAATTAAATCATGCAAGCCTCATAGCACAATATGGGCCCACATTAGCTGCTATATTCTTGGTAGTAAAGCTGTACGGATTTAAGGGATTAAGATCAACGCTCAGGTTCAGCAGGCTGAACGGGGATCAAATGGTATGGTTAATGGTAAGTGTACTATTGCCTTTAGCTATGATTGTTTTGTCCTACTCCTTTGCAGGTGTCAGTTTGGGTGTTCTTTATAATACTTTATCCGATAACTGGCAATTGTATTTATTGACAATTGGAGGTTTTATTATATCTGCCGGTCTTGCCGAGGAATATGGATGGCGTGGTTTTTTACTGCCTCAGTTATTGAGGACCCTATCTCCTCTGAAAGCAACTATCCTGCTATTTTTGATATTAAGTCTGTGGCACTTTCCGGCATTGCTTTCAGGTTGGAAGAACGAGCCATTATGGCCCTGGCTGATATTGTCATTTAGTCTTGCTATCATTCACGCATGGCTTTTCTTCAGATCTGCCGGAAACTTACTTGTTGTAATCCTTTTCCATGCATGTTTTGATGCTCAATATGCTTTCTTCTCAAGGTTCATTTCCGGGGAAACGCTGCAGAATAAGCCGTTTCATCAAGGTTGGAGCTATGTTCTATCGTATGCTTTTTTGGCTTTGCTGTTAATAGTGATCACCAAGGGCAATTTAGGGTATAATAGAACGAAGTTCGATATAGATGATTATTTTGGAAGCCGGCTTGAAATATAG
- a CDS encoding dihydrofolate reductase family protein has translation MRTVSFTMNISLDGYCDHTMASPGGELMDYFTGTMDDVDLLFFGRVMYQLMFPYWGDVAKDQSGTAEENRFAQRFSAIDRVVVSRSLELDSDDVKTQIVRSNPAAELLKLKQQPGGKISVDSVSMLPELIGAGLIDEFNLIVHPVIMGKGRLLLPPGSLQEKLDLKLVNTIHFKNGCTALHYLKQ, from the coding sequence ATGAGAACTGTATCATTTACTATGAACATTAGCTTAGATGGCTATTGCGACCATACCATGGCTAGTCCGGGTGGAGAGCTCATGGATTATTTTACAGGAACGATGGACGATGTGGATCTGCTCTTTTTCGGCCGTGTCATGTACCAGCTCATGTTTCCTTATTGGGGCGATGTTGCGAAAGATCAATCCGGCACAGCAGAAGAGAATAGATTTGCCCAAAGGTTTAGCGCTATTGATCGCGTTGTTGTTTCACGATCATTGGAGCTGGACAGCGATGACGTAAAAACGCAGATTGTGCGTAGCAACCCTGCGGCAGAGCTCCTGAAACTGAAACAGCAGCCCGGTGGAAAGATTTCGGTGGATAGTGTAAGTATGCTTCCGGAGCTGATCGGAGCAGGCCTTATTGATGAATTTAACCTGATTGTTCATCCGGTGATCATGGGAAAGGGAAGACTATTGCTACCTCCCGGGAGCCTTCAGGAGAAACTTGATCTAAAGCTGGTCAATACCATACATTTCAAAAACGGATGTACGGCACTTCATTATTTGAAACAGTGA
- a CDS encoding alpha/beta hydrolase, with the protein MKHFVAYLFISSCFLLFSCKKDKESAAAAKVITDVSFGDDAKQKMDIYLPEGRNGQTPVVVMLHGGGFVAGDKSEFSARAEQFSAKGFAVLNVNYRLVSVDGVLNNPIVHKPSPVKIADQLNDIQAAINLAASRSGEWGISADKWAIAGHSAGGTLALLYAYGDKNSGNRVKVAGNWAGATNFAFQNEAEVQALDPRIREVIYRAVGADPVQANVLAYMAASPLWVAYQGRGKATINIRPESNAVGDLPDGSKAEYQQFTNILNDKGVPNKWVEVAGADHGFSQAGKWELVIGETAAFFNARLQ; encoded by the coding sequence ATGAAACATTTTGTTGCTTACCTCTTTATCAGTTCCTGCTTCCTGCTTTTTTCCTGTAAGAAGGATAAAGAAAGCGCTGCTGCAGCGAAGGTTATCACGGATGTTAGTTTTGGTGATGACGCGAAACAAAAAATGGATATATACCTTCCTGAAGGTAGAAATGGACAAACGCCTGTGGTGGTAATGCTACATGGCGGGGGATTTGTGGCCGGCGATAAATCAGAATTTTCTGCACGTGCGGAGCAATTTTCGGCTAAGGGATTTGCTGTACTTAATGTAAACTATCGCCTGGTGAGTGTGGACGGCGTACTAAATAACCCTATTGTACATAAACCCAGCCCGGTAAAGATAGCCGACCAGCTGAATGACATTCAGGCTGCTATTAACCTGGCAGCATCCAGATCCGGTGAATGGGGTATAAGTGCCGATAAATGGGCCATTGCCGGACATAGTGCCGGTGGTACCTTAGCCCTGCTTTATGCTTATGGCGATAAGAATTCAGGCAACCGTGTTAAAGTTGCAGGTAACTGGGCGGGTGCAACCAATTTTGCATTTCAGAATGAGGCGGAGGTACAGGCGCTGGACCCAAGGATCCGTGAAGTGATCTATAGGGCTGTGGGAGCTGACCCCGTGCAGGCTAATGTGCTGGCGTATATGGCGGCAAGCCCCTTGTGGGTGGCTTACCAGGGGCGTGGCAAAGCAACCATCAATATCAGGCCGGAATCCAATGCAGTAGGCGATCTTCCGGATGGCAGCAAGGCAGAATATCAGCAGTTTACCAATATCCTGAATGATAAAGGTGTACCGAATAAATGGGTAGAGGTTGCAGGTGCCGATCATGGGTTTTCGCAGGCAGGCAAATGGGAGTTGGTTATTGGTGAAACAGCTGCTTTCTTTAATGCCCGCTTGCAGTAA
- a CDS encoding TlpA family protein disulfide reductase — translation MWRKFILLLFGLTCYFQAFPQIKSGETALPLNITHWISNVPADKKLQGKFLVIDFWATWCAPCIAGVPHFNSISDRYKQDKRLRFLSLTDENEAKVKKLLAKVAFTTAVVADTTGKTFENFKINSIPFCALIDDRMQVQWAGAAYELTEGMVNDFLARKKVIAPPSADLAVRTTPIYDSLKIAFNAVQDNRDIKEYFSVGPLESVPKGSSFLTTRPGKLYNETRVGINTQYAFAQLLNVSNIQVILPPAMTSSFISYCYKSETKTEAANVLDTLMNNFELKWETRDSLLEVLTLEVTDTTKLLANLADPKAKLSKVSDADGVVSMENHNLSAMIIPLQGPFPGIVVIKNGEPFSNRKFNLTIFTKDLSKLQESLAPMGITATFGKQMQKVYHFGYK, via the coding sequence ATGTGGCGTAAATTCATCCTTCTTCTGTTCGGTTTAACCTGTTACTTTCAAGCATTTCCGCAGATCAAAAGCGGAGAAACAGCGCTTCCGCTCAACATTACACACTGGATCAGTAATGTACCGGCAGATAAGAAACTCCAGGGTAAGTTCCTGGTTATTGATTTCTGGGCAACCTGGTGTGCGCCCTGCATTGCCGGAGTGCCACACTTCAATTCCATATCAGATCGCTACAAGCAGGATAAACGGCTGCGTTTTCTTTCGCTCACAGATGAAAACGAAGCAAAAGTGAAAAAACTGCTCGCCAAAGTAGCATTTACCACCGCAGTAGTAGCTGATACTACGGGCAAAACGTTTGAAAATTTTAAGATCAATTCTATCCCTTTCTGCGCACTTATAGATGACCGTATGCAGGTGCAATGGGCGGGTGCAGCTTATGAGCTCACAGAAGGCATGGTAAACGATTTTCTTGCGCGCAAAAAGGTAATTGCCCCTCCGTCCGCAGATCTGGCTGTTCGTACCACGCCCATTTATGATTCTTTAAAAATTGCTTTCAACGCTGTACAGGATAACAGGGACATCAAAGAGTACTTCAGCGTTGGTCCATTGGAGAGTGTACCTAAGGGCTCAAGTTTTCTTACCACCCGTCCCGGTAAGTTGTATAATGAAACCAGGGTGGGCATTAATACGCAATATGCCTTTGCACAATTACTGAATGTAAGCAATATACAAGTGATATTACCACCTGCTATGACCAGTTCGTTTATTTCCTATTGTTATAAAAGCGAAACAAAAACGGAAGCAGCGAATGTGCTGGACACGCTGATGAACAACTTTGAATTAAAGTGGGAAACGCGCGATAGCCTGCTGGAAGTACTTACACTGGAGGTAACGGACACCACTAAGCTGCTGGCGAACCTTGCAGATCCGAAAGCAAAGCTCAGTAAGGTCAGCGATGCGGATGGTGTTGTTTCAATGGAAAACCACAACCTCTCGGCCATGATCATACCATTACAGGGGCCATTTCCGGGCATAGTCGTTATCAAAAATGGCGAGCCGTTCAGCAACCGGAAATTCAACCTCACTATCTTTACTAAAGACCTTTCTAAATTACAGGAATCCCTGGCACCAATGGGTATTACGGCTACATTCGGCAAACAAATGCAGAAGGTTTACCATTTTGGATATAAGTAG
- a CDS encoding glycoside hydrolase family 130 protein, with translation MTKYFLLFSFVFSLNTSAQNKNVLPGWALGGFVRPAGVNPVISADSTTTFPDPMTNAPVQWETNDTFNPGAAVRDGKIVVLYRSEDKSGIKIGRRTSRLGYAISADGQHFTRKTEPVLYPADDDQKEYEWPGGCEDPRIAVTEDGTYVMLYTQWNRKVPRLGVATSKDLEHWTKHGPIFQDAYEGKFLNMATKSASILTQVKKDKQVIVKLNGKYFMYWGERHVYGATSTNLLDWTPLVDAQGALLKLASPRNGFFDSDMTECGPPAVMTKEGIVLLYNGRNNPGERGDKRYNGGAYCAGQMLFDKTDPTKLLARLDVPFFKPMEPFEKSGQYQNGTVFIEGMAWFKGKWFLYYGCADSRVGVAIYDPAKPVDADPI, from the coding sequence ATGACCAAGTATTTTCTCCTATTCAGCTTTGTATTCAGTTTAAATACATCAGCACAAAATAAAAATGTACTTCCCGGTTGGGCGCTTGGCGGCTTCGTCAGGCCCGCCGGTGTAAATCCTGTTATCTCAGCAGATTCAACCACAACATTTCCGGATCCAATGACCAATGCACCGGTTCAGTGGGAGACCAATGATACCTTTAACCCGGGAGCTGCTGTCAGGGACGGTAAGATTGTTGTTCTCTATCGTTCAGAAGACAAGAGCGGGATAAAAATTGGCCGCCGTACTTCAAGGCTGGGTTATGCCATAAGTGCGGACGGGCAGCATTTTACCCGCAAAACGGAACCTGTTCTTTACCCTGCTGACGATGACCAGAAAGAGTATGAATGGCCGGGAGGATGTGAAGATCCCCGCATAGCCGTAACAGAGGATGGAACTTATGTGATGTTATATACGCAATGGAACCGAAAAGTACCGAGGCTGGGAGTTGCTACATCAAAGGACCTGGAACACTGGACAAAACATGGGCCGATATTTCAGGATGCTTATGAAGGGAAATTCCTTAATATGGCTACAAAGTCCGCCTCCATTTTAACGCAGGTTAAAAAGGATAAACAGGTTATTGTTAAGCTCAATGGCAAATACTTCATGTACTGGGGTGAAAGACATGTATATGGCGCAACGTCAACAAACCTGCTTGATTGGACGCCATTAGTGGATGCTCAGGGAGCATTGCTGAAACTGGCATCGCCACGAAATGGTTTTTTCGATAGCGATATGACGGAATGCGGCCCGCCTGCTGTTATGACCAAAGAAGGAATTGTTTTGCTCTATAATGGCAGGAACAATCCTGGCGAGAGAGGGGACAAACGATATAACGGAGGTGCATATTGCGCAGGTCAAATGTTGTTTGATAAAACTGATCCTACCAAATTGCTGGCCCGCCTTGACGTTCCTTTTTTCAAACCGATGGAACCGTTTGAAAAAAGCGGGCAATATCAGAACGGCACTGTATTTATAGAAGGTATGGCATGGTTTAAGGGGAAATGGTTCCTCTATTACGGCTGTGCTGATTCAAGAGTTGGTGTGGCAATATATGATCCGGCCAAACCAGTGGATGCGGACCCGATATGA
- a CDS encoding acyltransferase family protein — protein MDTHKNSATILQTKQHFEILDGLRGVASLAVVVFHFMEWVYPDASRNFIGHGFLAVDFFFCLSGFVIAYAYDDRIAKMGILEFFKSRVIRLHPLVIAGSVLGLLAFLFDPFGGDPGLFSTGKIILLFVCSALLIPFPVMGDRGFNLFGLNAPSWSLFWEYVANIVYAFVLYKIKRVYLILLTIISAVAICFVCYRSGNLLGGWSGPTFWEGCARISYSFLAGLLIYRSNRIIKNKLGFIGLAILLSLAFIMPFSNWNWLSEALVVLFYFPLLIALGAGAALKPGLKKVCVFSGKISYPLYMTHYAALWMFGNYYTNHKPGGTELTFVIIGGIILLVGFAYLVMVVFDIPVRKYLNDKRNERLARQKAVL, from the coding sequence ATGGATACGCATAAAAACTCCGCCACAATCCTGCAAACCAAACAACATTTCGAAATCCTCGATGGATTAAGGGGCGTAGCCTCCCTTGCCGTAGTAGTATTTCATTTTATGGAATGGGTTTATCCCGATGCAAGCAGGAACTTTATCGGGCACGGTTTTTTAGCGGTGGATTTCTTCTTCTGCCTTTCGGGATTTGTGATAGCATATGCCTATGACGATCGTATAGCCAAAATGGGTATCCTGGAGTTTTTTAAATCGAGGGTTATCAGGTTACACCCGCTGGTGATAGCAGGATCGGTGTTGGGCTTGCTGGCATTTTTGTTTGATCCGTTTGGCGGGGATCCCGGATTGTTTAGTACCGGTAAGATCATCCTGCTGTTTGTATGCTCGGCACTGCTTATTCCCTTTCCTGTAATGGGAGATCGTGGATTTAACCTGTTCGGTCTCAATGCACCTTCATGGTCTTTGTTTTGGGAATATGTGGCCAATATCGTTTACGCGTTTGTACTTTATAAGATCAAACGCGTTTACCTGATACTGTTAACCATCATTTCCGCGGTGGCGATCTGTTTTGTATGTTACCGTTCCGGCAATTTATTGGGCGGCTGGAGTGGCCCCACCTTTTGGGAGGGGTGCGCCCGGATATCCTATTCTTTCTTAGCAGGACTGCTAATTTACCGTTCCAACCGGATCATCAAAAACAAGCTGGGTTTCATTGGTTTGGCCATATTATTATCCCTGGCCTTTATAATGCCGTTCTCAAACTGGAATTGGTTGTCTGAAGCTTTGGTGGTACTGTTTTACTTTCCCTTGCTCATAGCTTTAGGAGCAGGGGCTGCATTAAAACCCGGATTAAAGAAGGTTTGTGTGTTTTCCGGGAAGATCTCTTACCCATTATACATGACGCATTATGCTGCTTTATGGATGTTTGGTAATTATTACACCAATCATAAGCCCGGCGGTACAGAGCTGACTTTCGTAATCATAGGCGGGATAATCCTGCTGGTTGGATTTGCTTATTTGGTGATGGTGGTTTTTGATATTCCTGTAAGGAAATATTTGAATGATAAACGGAATGAAAGGCTTGCCAGGCAAAAAGCTGTATTGTGA
- a CDS encoding SIMPL domain-containing protein (The SIMPL domain is named for its presence in mouse protein SIMPL (signalling molecule that associates with mouse pelle-like kinase). Bacterial member BP26, from Brucella, was shown to assemble into a channel-like structure, while YggE from E. coli has been associated with resistance to oxidative stress.) has translation MKKLILAAIVSMAALNSHAQEAKETTIEVRGEAKITREVESYLIDFAIAVDYGEMEGRKSFEDLKSAFFAKAKAAGFEESRFKEDKMGYQALQLYREGSLFTFETRNKEELLKAAKLANGGGVITITSTRLKFGPLKDEEKLFDAAFRNGKERAAGIAKAFNKKLGAVLTVTEYAPLDAGAEDNFFYKQPVGQDYYLTIKFAVE, from the coding sequence ATGAAAAAATTAATACTCGCTGCCATCGTATCGATGGCAGCATTGAACAGCCATGCCCAGGAGGCAAAGGAAACCACCATAGAAGTCAGAGGTGAGGCCAAAATAACCCGCGAGGTTGAATCCTACCTAATCGATTTTGCCATAGCGGTGGATTATGGTGAAATGGAAGGCAGAAAGTCTTTCGAGGACCTGAAAAGCGCCTTTTTTGCCAAAGCAAAAGCCGCCGGTTTTGAAGAAAGCCGGTTTAAAGAAGATAAAATGGGATACCAGGCCCTGCAGCTATACAGGGAAGGGAGTCTATTCACATTTGAAACCCGTAATAAGGAAGAACTGCTGAAAGCAGCTAAACTGGCAAATGGCGGCGGCGTTATCACGATCACGAGTACACGGTTAAAGTTCGGGCCATTGAAGGACGAAGAAAAGCTCTTCGATGCCGCCTTCCGCAACGGTAAAGAAAGAGCTGCAGGTATTGCAAAGGCCTTTAACAAAAAACTGGGAGCTGTACTTACGGTCACGGAGTATGCCCCGCTGGATGCAGGTGCTGAAGATAATTTCTTTTATAAGCAACCTGTAGGTCAGGACTACTACCTGACTATAAAATTTGCTGTTGAATAG
- a CDS encoding tetratricopeptide repeat-containing sensor histidine kinase: MNKRALFITWMLMITISGLAQNPGTFVGYGTLPVKTPDSLLRRLKHAGDIKEKILAAQPLLAFHASHGTTDSVIFYAQQLIAQVSESPDKAMLYNTLAKAYQEKGLFEEALRFYLEGIKLTETLGDSAAVNDNKLGMANVYFARNEYNKAITAYNELLATTGDEQIKHIVYRQLSQIHLEQKELTKAQAYAEKALSFFRQSGQLKNELQAKLTLGIIAELNQHTDTAFSIYNEVINTAQQSQFFDIYINAGQRLGDLLIAKQDYENARGMLTMVYANAMQWNDMKAQLKVLNSLRNLHAAIGDYKNAYALMTQLMGISREVQDKQNKREINELEIKYQTAQKEKEILNKENELSQQKTIKYSLLIGFLAILLPVIGLLYMYYQKLQAQSKLNATMEEMNQQKITTLLKDKELELLKASVNGQEKERKRIAGELHDSIGGNLAAIKLQLSNLGIKELTKQVDETYHQVRDLSHDLVPQKFSNTGFTELIAGYLRQFNLPGNAKISFQAYPPEEIDLIETTLKVEIYKIMQELITNAQKHSQASKVEIQLTQFDGMLKLLFEDNGKGFSTETTRHGIGLQNIRERLKLFDGVLSIDSFPSKGTVIDIEIPLKYEA; this comes from the coding sequence ATGAATAAAAGGGCATTGTTTATTACATGGATGCTGATGATCACCATTTCCGGCCTGGCACAAAACCCGGGGACCTTTGTTGGCTACGGAACACTTCCCGTTAAAACACCTGATTCGTTATTGCGGCGATTGAAACATGCCGGCGATATAAAAGAGAAAATACTGGCAGCACAACCCCTGTTGGCATTTCACGCCTCCCATGGCACAACAGATTCTGTCATCTTTTACGCACAGCAACTGATCGCCCAGGTAAGTGAAAGTCCTGATAAGGCCATGCTCTACAATACCCTGGCGAAGGCCTACCAGGAAAAGGGATTGTTTGAAGAAGCATTGCGCTTTTACCTGGAAGGTATCAAATTAACAGAAACGCTGGGTGATAGTGCAGCCGTAAACGACAATAAACTGGGCATGGCCAATGTATATTTTGCCCGTAATGAATATAACAAAGCTATTACCGCATACAACGAATTACTGGCCACCACCGGGGATGAACAAATCAAACATATTGTATACAGGCAATTGAGCCAAATTCACTTAGAACAAAAGGAACTAACAAAAGCACAAGCTTACGCTGAAAAGGCACTCTCCTTCTTCCGGCAGTCCGGCCAGTTAAAAAACGAACTCCAGGCCAAACTAACCCTGGGCATCATTGCAGAACTCAACCAGCATACCGATACGGCGTTTTCCATTTATAACGAAGTAATAAACACCGCCCAGCAAAGCCAGTTCTTTGATATCTATATCAATGCAGGCCAAAGATTAGGTGACCTCCTTATAGCAAAGCAGGATTACGAAAATGCCAGAGGCATGCTTACCATGGTATATGCTAATGCCATGCAATGGAACGACATGAAGGCGCAGCTGAAAGTGCTGAACAGCCTGCGCAACCTGCATGCGGCTATAGGTGATTATAAAAACGCCTATGCACTCATGACGCAATTAATGGGTATTTCCAGGGAGGTACAGGACAAACAAAATAAAAGAGAGATCAATGAACTGGAAATAAAATACCAAACCGCGCAGAAAGAAAAAGAGATCCTGAATAAGGAAAACGAACTGAGCCAGCAAAAAACAATAAAATACAGCCTGTTGATCGGGTTCCTGGCCATCCTGTTACCCGTGATCGGCTTACTGTACATGTACTACCAAAAGCTGCAGGCGCAAAGCAAGCTGAATGCAACAATGGAGGAAATGAACCAGCAAAAGATCACCACACTGCTAAAAGATAAAGAACTGGAATTGCTGAAGGCCTCCGTAAACGGGCAGGAAAAAGAGCGGAAACGGATCGCAGGAGAATTACATGACAGTATTGGAGGTAACCTTGCCGCCATCAAACTTCAGCTTTCTAACCTTGGAATAAAAGAACTAACCAAACAGGTAGACGAAACTTACCACCAGGTACGGGATCTTTCACATGATCTCGTTCCACAGAAATTCAGCAACACAGGATTTACCGAACTGATAGCGGGCTATCTCAGGCAATTCAACCTTCCGGGAAACGCTAAAATATCATTTCAGGCTTATCCCCCGGAAGAAATAGATCTCATCGAAACAACGCTGAAGGTAGAGATCTATAAAATAATGCAGGAACTGATCACCAATGCACAAAAGCATAGCCAGGCATCAAAAGTTGAAATACAACTCACACAGTTTGATGGCATGCTGAAGCTGCTGTTTGAAGACAATGGTAAAGGCTTTTCCACAGAAACCACCCGGCATGGTATAGGGTTACAAAATATCAGGGAACGGTTAAAGTTATTCGATGGCGTACTTTCCATTGATTCATTCCCATCAAAAGGCACCGTAATAGACATTGAAATACCATTGAAATATGAAGCATAA
- a CDS encoding phytanoyl-CoA dioxygenase family protein codes for MRTAENTRLSLEEISFYKNNGYLLTDRPLFSEKKFKRLFDIFEEHLNNRGNLRPDELDVPHMKDARLFEFLMAPEILDIVEGLIGPDIGLWSSHFICKEPRTGKKTPWHEDSAYWNGRFNRFDNIVTLWLAIDESVKENGCMGVIPGSHHNGFSEYEKMDTDHSIFNIEIKKSAVDENQVVWFELKQNHYSLHDCRIIHGANPNTSDKRRTGYTMRYFNTDLVMNQQHPDNLHHKVYHCRGENRGNNPLIFL; via the coding sequence ATGAGAACAGCAGAAAACACACGGCTCTCCCTGGAAGAAATTTCCTTTTACAAAAACAATGGATATCTGCTTACAGACAGGCCGTTATTCAGTGAAAAAAAATTCAAGCGGTTGTTCGATATTTTTGAAGAACACCTGAATAACCGGGGAAACCTGAGGCCGGATGAGCTGGATGTGCCGCACATGAAGGACGCACGTTTGTTTGAATTTTTAATGGCTCCCGAAATACTGGATATTGTGGAGGGACTAATAGGGCCGGATATAGGATTGTGGAGCAGCCACTTCATCTGCAAAGAACCCCGAACAGGGAAGAAAACCCCCTGGCATGAGGACAGTGCCTATTGGAATGGCCGCTTCAACCGTTTTGATAATATTGTTACGCTCTGGCTGGCCATAGATGAATCTGTAAAAGAGAATGGTTGCATGGGTGTAATTCCCGGATCGCACCATAATGGGTTTTCTGAATACGAAAAAATGGATACAGATCACAGCATCTTTAATATTGAGATTAAAAAGTCTGCTGTAGATGAAAACCAGGTGGTATGGTTTGAGTTAAAGCAAAATCATTATTCCCTGCATGATTGCCGTATTATTCATGGTGCCAATCCCAATACAAGTGATAAAAGAAGGACGGGTTATACTATGCGGTATTTCAATACGGACCTTGTGATGAACCAGCAACATCCGGATAATCTGCATCATAAAGTATATCATTGCCGTGGGGAGAACAGGGGAAATAATCCGCTGATCTTCCTGTAG
- a CDS encoding response regulator transcription factor, with protein sequence MKHNIILADDHKLFLEGLIKLIEKEADLHVLYYAHNGKLVMNYLDQHPDQQVDLVITDISMPDVNGIVLNNHIKETRPEISTLVVSMHTDNNMIDALIQQNVDGYISKNADSDELLAAIKAILKGGKYFSEAIKKDYMNSVFNKEKETLEMLTSREKDVLKLIAEEYTTQEIADKLFLSKHTIESYRKTLILKLKVRNLAGLTRYAVKLGLLS encoded by the coding sequence ATGAAGCATAATATTATCCTGGCAGACGATCATAAATTGTTCCTGGAAGGACTGATAAAACTAATAGAGAAGGAAGCGGACCTTCATGTGCTGTATTATGCCCATAATGGCAAACTCGTCATGAATTACCTGGACCAGCATCCCGATCAGCAGGTTGATCTTGTGATTACAGACATCAGTATGCCCGATGTGAACGGTATTGTGCTGAATAACCATATCAAGGAAACAAGGCCGGAGATCAGCACCCTGGTGGTAAGTATGCATACCGACAATAACATGATCGATGCACTCATTCAGCAGAACGTAGACGGTTATATATCAAAGAACGCAGATTCAGATGAGTTACTTGCCGCGATCAAAGCCATCCTGAAAGGTGGGAAATACTTTTCAGAAGCCATCAAAAAGGATTACATGAACAGTGTTTTCAATAAGGAAAAAGAAACACTGGAAATGCTCACCTCCCGCGAAAAGGATGTACTGAAATTAATTGCGGAGGAGTACACAACGCAGGAAATTGCCGATAAGCTCTTTTTAAGCAAACATACTATTGAAAGCTACCGTAAAACCCTCATACTAAAGTTAAAGGTACGCAACCTGGCAGGCCTCACCAGGTATGCCGTAAAGTTAGGACTGCTCAGCTAA